A single Micromonospora luteifusca DNA region contains:
- a CDS encoding ABC transporter ATP-binding protein, which produces MLRIENLSAAYGEAQVLREVSLQVRAGEVVTLVGRNGAGKSTLLRCVMGLHSGQRGTVELDGRDIARLPAHKRARLGLGWVPDDRGSYATLTVTENLTLPPTVGPDPWSLERVYEAFPALYTRRDSAATMLSGGEQQMLALARVLRMGARLLLCDEPTEGLSPLLVQQVGDLLREAKRHGVTVLLVEQNLHFATGVADRHYLLAEGRVAEAMDNSEVRTRERELLAYLGI; this is translated from the coding sequence ATGCTGCGCATTGAGAACCTCTCCGCCGCCTACGGCGAGGCGCAGGTGCTGCGCGAGGTCAGCCTCCAGGTCCGCGCCGGTGAGGTGGTCACCCTGGTCGGGCGCAACGGCGCCGGCAAGTCCACCCTGCTGCGCTGTGTGATGGGGCTGCACTCGGGCCAACGCGGCACGGTCGAGCTGGACGGGCGCGACATCGCCAGGCTGCCGGCCCACAAACGGGCCCGGCTCGGGTTGGGCTGGGTGCCCGACGACCGGGGCAGTTACGCCACGCTGACCGTCACCGAGAACCTCACGCTGCCGCCCACCGTCGGCCCCGATCCGTGGTCGCTGGAGCGGGTGTACGAGGCGTTCCCCGCCCTCTACACCCGGCGTGACTCCGCGGCCACCATGCTCTCCGGCGGCGAGCAGCAGATGCTCGCGCTGGCCCGGGTGCTGCGGATGGGCGCTCGGCTGCTGCTCTGCGACGAGCCCACCGAGGGCCTGTCGCCGCTGCTGGTGCAGCAGGTCGGTGACCTGCTGCGCGAGGCCAAGCGGCACGGGGTGACCGTGCTGCTGGTCGAACAGAACCTGCACTTCGCCACGGGTGTCGCCGACCGGCACTACCTGCTGGCCGAGGGACGTGTCGCCGAGGCGATGGACAACTCCGAGGTGCGGACGCGGGAACGCGAGCTGCTCGCGTACCTCGGGATCTGA
- a CDS encoding TetR/AcrR family transcriptional regulator — translation MTEQLDRRQALVHAAFSAIAEHGFEGFRLRPIAAAAGIDHSTLHHYFRTKADLIAAVLEHVTSQFEATMHNDLEPAARLRQHLNEIATAVAVRPELFVVLDELDLRARRDKSTEVDIDHDEQGWRDALAAIFNEGIEQHVWSMNLNVAASVELVIATVKGIRLRPDKAESVVNQLCDLFSPEGLTHA, via the coding sequence ATGACTGAACAGCTCGACCGCCGGCAGGCCCTGGTCCACGCGGCCTTCTCGGCGATCGCCGAGCACGGCTTCGAGGGGTTCCGGCTACGACCGATCGCTGCCGCGGCGGGCATCGATCACTCCACGCTGCACCACTATTTCCGGACCAAGGCGGACCTGATCGCCGCGGTGCTCGAGCACGTGACCAGCCAATTCGAGGCGACGATGCACAACGACCTGGAACCCGCCGCCCGGTTGCGGCAGCACCTCAACGAGATCGCCACCGCCGTCGCGGTACGGCCCGAGTTGTTCGTTGTGCTCGATGAGCTCGATCTTCGCGCTCGACGTGACAAGTCCACCGAGGTCGACATCGACCACGACGAACAGGGGTGGCGGGACGCGCTCGCGGCGATCTTCAACGAAGGCATCGAGCAGCACGTCTGGTCGATGAACCTCAACGTCGCTGCCAGCGTCGAGCTGGTGATCGCCACCGTCAAAGGCATTCGCCTCCGTCCGGACAAGGCCGAGTCGGTTGTCAACCAACTGTGCGACCTCTTCTCACCGGAAGGACTCACTCATGCTTGA
- a CDS encoding DHA2 family efflux MFS transporter permease subunit: MELHNNTGHPRRWAILGVLVISLLVVVLDNTILNVALRTLADPVHGLGATQGQLEWAINSYTLVFAGLLFTFGVLGDRVGRKRFLMVGLALFGLASLLSAYSQGPGQLIAARALMGVGGAAIMPVTLSIISNVFDPRERGRAIGVWAGAVGLAVAIGPILGGALLEHFWWGSVFLINVPVVIAGVVLVALLVPESRDPRPGRIDMLGVLLSVVGLVSLSYGIIDGGEHGFGRPLAWGSILVGIAVLAWFVQHERSSDHPSLDVRLFKVPHFAAPVAIVGLVFFAAMGSMFFGSFYLQLVRGYSPLQTGLLFLPFAGAQLIFAPRSAAMVRRYGGRAVATVGLLLTVVSLAAFVFIGASTPIWIVLLVFLIQGTGMANIMPPATESIMSALPREKAGVGSAVSNTVRQVAGALGVAILGSVLSAVYRSDIGDALTGLPAQAHDAANESISGAYAAAGQLGPAAPALISAANDAFVTAMHWAAALSAVIAALGIIVVLRWMPGREAVVVAPAPVAEPELAGTV; the protein is encoded by the coding sequence ATGGAGCTGCACAACAACACGGGCCACCCGAGGAGGTGGGCGATCCTCGGGGTGCTGGTGATCAGCCTCCTCGTGGTCGTCCTCGACAACACGATTCTCAACGTCGCCCTGCGCACCCTGGCCGACCCGGTACACGGCCTCGGCGCCACCCAGGGCCAGCTGGAGTGGGCCATCAACTCCTACACGCTGGTCTTCGCCGGGCTGCTGTTCACCTTCGGGGTGCTCGGCGACCGCGTCGGCCGTAAGCGCTTCCTGATGGTCGGGCTGGCGCTGTTCGGCCTGGCGTCGCTGCTCTCCGCGTACTCCCAGGGCCCCGGCCAGCTCATCGCGGCCCGCGCCCTGATGGGCGTCGGTGGCGCGGCCATCATGCCGGTGACGCTGTCGATCATCTCGAACGTCTTCGACCCGCGGGAGCGCGGCCGGGCGATCGGCGTCTGGGCCGGCGCGGTCGGCCTCGCGGTGGCGATCGGCCCGATCCTCGGTGGCGCGCTGCTGGAGCACTTCTGGTGGGGCTCGGTCTTCCTGATCAACGTGCCGGTGGTCATCGCCGGCGTGGTCCTGGTCGCACTGCTGGTCCCCGAGTCGCGTGACCCGCGGCCGGGCCGCATCGACATGCTCGGCGTCCTGCTCTCCGTGGTCGGCCTGGTCTCCCTCTCCTACGGCATCATCGACGGCGGCGAGCACGGCTTCGGCCGCCCGCTGGCCTGGGGATCGATCCTGGTCGGCATCGCGGTGCTGGCCTGGTTCGTGCAGCACGAGCGGAGCAGCGACCACCCGTCGCTGGACGTCCGGCTCTTCAAGGTGCCCCACTTCGCCGCGCCGGTCGCCATCGTCGGCCTGGTCTTCTTCGCCGCGATGGGCTCGATGTTCTTCGGCTCGTTCTACCTGCAACTGGTGCGTGGCTACAGCCCGCTGCAGACCGGTCTGCTGTTCCTGCCCTTCGCCGGCGCGCAGCTGATCTTCGCGCCGCGCAGCGCCGCGATGGTCCGCCGCTACGGCGGCCGGGCCGTCGCCACCGTCGGGCTGCTCCTGACCGTGGTGTCGCTCGCCGCGTTCGTCTTCATCGGCGCGTCCACCCCGATCTGGATCGTGCTGCTCGTCTTCCTCATCCAGGGCACTGGAATGGCCAACATCATGCCCCCGGCCACCGAGTCGATCATGTCGGCGCTGCCCCGGGAAAAGGCCGGCGTGGGCTCCGCGGTCAGCAACACCGTGCGTCAGGTGGCCGGCGCGCTCGGCGTGGCGATCCTCGGCTCGGTGCTCTCGGCGGTCTACCGCAGCGACATCGGCGACGCGTTGACCGGCCTGCCCGCGCAGGCCCACGACGCGGCCAACGAGTCGATCTCCGGGGCGTACGCGGCGGCGGGCCAGCTCGGGCCGGCGGCACCGGCGCTGATCTCGGCGGCCAACGACGCCTTCGTCACCGCCATGCACTGGGCGGCCGCGCTCTCCGCGGTGATCGCCGCGCTCGGCATCATCGTGGTGCTGCGCTGGATGCCGGGTCGGGAGGCGGTCGTCGTCGCACCGGCGCCGGTCGCCGAGCCCGAGTTGGCCGGCACGGTCTAG
- a CDS encoding branched-chain amino acid ABC transporter permease has product MTSTVDTPADASRSTPSSGLIAVAQAPGWVRYALLAVGLAVAAWLPNGLYPAVAVDILCWALFAVAVDLLLGFTGLMSFGHAAFWGTSAYVTGLVAIHAGLPFPLAVLAGALAAAVLAVPIGYLAVKRTGIYFAMVTLAFAQMVYYVANEWRSVTQGENGLQGVPRSFFGLDLTDDYFFYYAILPIVLLGLAAAWRIVHSPFGRVLVGIRDNPARARALGYPVHRYKLTAFVLSGFIAGLGGGLFAVGHRFVSLDVLHWTTSGKAVIVVVLGGIGTLWGGVLGAGIVVRLEDWLSFSGFEAIGLVTGGIFVLVVVLFRRGIWGSVAALAHRLAARRR; this is encoded by the coding sequence ATGACCAGCACCGTGGACACTCCCGCCGACGCGTCCCGTTCGACGCCGTCGTCCGGGCTGATCGCCGTGGCTCAGGCCCCCGGCTGGGTGCGGTACGCGCTGCTCGCCGTCGGGTTGGCCGTCGCGGCGTGGCTGCCCAACGGCCTCTATCCGGCGGTCGCGGTGGACATCCTCTGCTGGGCGTTGTTCGCCGTGGCGGTGGACCTGCTGCTCGGCTTCACCGGGCTGATGTCCTTCGGTCACGCCGCGTTCTGGGGCACCTCGGCGTACGTCACCGGCCTGGTGGCCATCCACGCGGGCCTGCCGTTCCCGCTCGCGGTGCTGGCCGGCGCGCTCGCCGCGGCCGTCCTCGCGGTGCCGATCGGCTACCTGGCGGTGAAGCGGACCGGCATCTACTTCGCCATGGTGACCCTGGCCTTCGCCCAGATGGTCTACTACGTGGCCAACGAGTGGCGCTCGGTCACCCAGGGTGAGAACGGTCTCCAGGGGGTGCCCCGTTCGTTCTTCGGCCTGGATCTGACCGACGACTACTTCTTCTATTACGCGATCCTCCCGATCGTGCTGCTCGGGCTGGCTGCCGCGTGGCGGATCGTGCACTCGCCGTTCGGTCGGGTGCTGGTCGGCATCCGGGACAACCCGGCCCGGGCGCGGGCGCTGGGTTACCCGGTGCACCGCTACAAGCTCACCGCGTTCGTGCTCTCCGGGTTCATCGCCGGCCTCGGCGGCGGGCTGTTCGCGGTCGGCCACCGGTTCGTCTCGCTGGACGTGCTGCACTGGACCACCTCCGGCAAGGCGGTCATCGTGGTGGTGCTCGGCGGGATCGGCACCCTCTGGGGTGGGGTCCTCGGCGCCGGCATCGTGGTCCGGCTGGAGGACTGGCTGTCCTTCTCCGGGTTCGAGGCGATCGGCCTGGTGACCGGCGGCATCTTCGTTCTCGTCGTGGTGCTGTTCCGGCGCGGCATCTGGGGCAGCGTCGCCGCGCTGGCCCATCGGCTGGCGGCCCGCCGCCGGTAA
- a CDS encoding transcriptional regulator, which yields MLTEPMPAEAVEIAHKQVSLAAEDLDANAVATLVLELADTWGVPALWGQVCRPLLARLSGHGATEVAVEHALCEGVRVGLDVYRREPGRPLPTGGVLLAGAEKEAHCLGLHALTAALREQGRGCLNLGPALPWSALTSAVYRARPHTVVLWSQTPLTGRAYRLVRFARDFPLLRVYGAGPGWIEPLTGRAGHLGTLPDAVAACLAVAPERDAHHIRYGSVPYR from the coding sequence GTGCTGACCGAGCCGATGCCGGCGGAGGCCGTGGAGATCGCGCACAAGCAGGTGTCGCTGGCCGCCGAGGACCTGGACGCCAACGCCGTCGCCACGCTGGTGCTGGAGTTGGCCGACACCTGGGGCGTGCCGGCGCTCTGGGGGCAGGTCTGCCGTCCGTTGCTGGCCCGTCTGTCGGGGCACGGCGCGACCGAGGTCGCCGTCGAGCATGCCCTCTGCGAGGGTGTCCGGGTCGGGTTGGACGTGTACCGCCGGGAGCCCGGCCGGCCCCTGCCCACCGGCGGGGTGCTGCTGGCCGGCGCCGAGAAGGAGGCGCACTGCCTCGGTCTGCACGCGCTCACCGCCGCGCTGCGCGAGCAGGGCCGCGGTTGTCTGAATCTCGGCCCCGCGCTGCCCTGGTCCGCGCTGACCAGCGCGGTGTACCGGGCACGCCCGCACACCGTCGTGCTCTGGTCGCAGACGCCGCTCACCGGCCGCGCGTACCGCCTGGTGCGCTTCGCCCGGGACTTCCCGCTCCTGCGGGTGTACGGCGCGGGGCCGGGCTGGATCGAGCCGCTCACCGGGCGGGCGGGCCACCTCGGCACGCTGCCGGACGCCGTCGCCGCCTGCCTGGCCGTCGCGCCGGAGCGTGATGCCCACCACATACGATACGGATCGGTCCCGTATCGTTAA
- a CDS encoding SPFH domain-containing protein, which produces MPVGFTMAIVFAVALAVSAVLALFAPARPLKRMAALAALAFLALTVLVGLVSSAHSVPIRSVGIVTSFGKPTGEVTGSGLKWVAPWQKVGEWDAGRQKYDHIGGNNCVRVRTGTLADACVEVLIEWQVKPENAPKQFMDYKGDFDSFRGQRVGVQLDSAVNDAFAAYNPLEKIDAQTGDLNVDLKPFAANIKTSAETRLATDVDILSVTITRVNHDDKTEGNIKAFQDKLAQTRNLEQDRKNAEISKQITETNATVDKVTRCLEIAEKNGANPGLCINPGIVTGK; this is translated from the coding sequence ATGCCTGTCGGCTTCACCATGGCGATCGTCTTCGCCGTCGCCCTGGCGGTCAGCGCCGTCCTGGCCCTCTTCGCTCCCGCACGGCCGCTGAAGCGGATGGCCGCACTCGCGGCGCTCGCCTTCCTCGCGCTCACCGTGCTCGTGGGCCTCGTCTCCAGCGCCCACTCGGTGCCCATCCGCTCGGTCGGCATCGTGACCAGCTTCGGCAAGCCCACCGGCGAGGTGACCGGTTCGGGCCTGAAGTGGGTGGCGCCCTGGCAGAAGGTCGGCGAGTGGGACGCGGGCCGGCAGAAGTACGACCACATCGGTGGCAACAACTGCGTACGGGTGCGCACCGGCACGCTCGCCGACGCCTGCGTCGAGGTGCTCATCGAGTGGCAGGTCAAGCCGGAGAACGCCCCGAAGCAGTTCATGGACTACAAGGGAGACTTCGACAGCTTCCGGGGCCAGCGGGTGGGCGTGCAGCTCGACAGCGCGGTCAACGACGCCTTCGCCGCGTACAACCCCCTCGAAAAGATCGACGCCCAGACCGGCGACCTCAACGTCGACCTGAAGCCGTTCGCGGCGAACATCAAGACGAGCGCGGAGACCCGGCTCGCCACTGACGTGGACATCCTCTCGGTGACCATCACCCGGGTGAACCACGACGACAAGACCGAGGGCAACATCAAGGCGTTTCAGGACAAGCTGGCCCAGACCCGCAACCTGGAGCAGGACCGCAAGAACGCCGAGATCTCCAAGCAGATCACCGAGACCAACGCGACTGTCGACAAGGTGACCCGCTGCCTGGAGATCGCCGAGAAGAACGGCGCCAACCCGGGGCTCTGCATCAACCCGGGCATCGTCACCGGCAAGTGA
- a CDS encoding ABC transporter substrate-binding protein has translation MRRTMGVAAASAAVVLVAGCGGGGPQSSGDGKLTGDKIVLGVLNDQSGVYSELSGKNSVTAVEMAIADFTAKYGDKAVTRNITVETADHQNKPDVANSKAQEMYDRKGVDLILDVPTSSAALKVADVAKEKKKLYFNIGAATTDLTGKSCNKYTFHYAYDTYMLANGTGKTTTEQIGKNWYILYPNYAFGQDMEKSFSTAITAAGGTVVGRDGAPFPNTSGDFSTFLLKAPNLNPKPDVLGTMQAGAELVNVVKQYNEFKLRDKGVDLAVGLMFLTDIHSLTPAALAGTTYTDAWYWNFDAKNREFADRFQQKAGTRPTFAHAANYSAAWQYLEAVQAAGTDDADAVVKGLEGKTVEDVFLRNGKIRAEDHRVVHDAYLAQVKPQSEVTEPWDYVKVLKTIPAAEAFRTPSADCKL, from the coding sequence ATGCGCAGGACGATGGGTGTGGCCGCGGCGTCGGCCGCGGTGGTGCTGGTCGCCGGTTGCGGCGGCGGTGGCCCCCAGTCGAGTGGCGACGGGAAGTTGACCGGCGACAAGATCGTGCTGGGCGTGCTCAACGACCAGTCCGGGGTGTACTCGGAGTTGTCCGGGAAGAATTCCGTGACGGCGGTGGAGATGGCCATCGCCGACTTCACCGCGAAATACGGCGACAAGGCGGTGACCAGGAACATCACCGTGGAGACCGCCGACCACCAGAACAAGCCGGACGTGGCCAACTCCAAGGCCCAGGAGATGTACGACCGTAAGGGCGTCGACCTGATCCTGGACGTGCCCACGTCGTCGGCGGCGTTGAAGGTGGCCGACGTGGCGAAGGAGAAGAAGAAGCTCTACTTCAACATCGGCGCGGCGACCACCGATCTGACCGGCAAGAGCTGCAACAAGTACACGTTCCACTACGCGTACGACACGTACATGTTGGCCAACGGCACCGGGAAGACGACCACCGAGCAGATCGGCAAGAACTGGTACATCCTCTACCCGAACTACGCCTTCGGTCAGGACATGGAAAAAAGCTTCTCCACCGCGATCACGGCGGCCGGCGGCACGGTGGTGGGCAGGGACGGCGCACCGTTCCCGAACACCAGCGGCGACTTCTCCACCTTCCTGCTCAAGGCACCGAACCTGAACCCGAAGCCGGACGTGCTCGGCACCATGCAGGCCGGCGCGGAGCTGGTCAACGTGGTGAAGCAGTACAACGAGTTCAAGCTGCGCGACAAGGGCGTCGACCTGGCGGTGGGGCTGATGTTCCTCACCGACATTCACTCGCTCACCCCGGCCGCGTTGGCGGGCACCACGTACACCGACGCCTGGTACTGGAACTTCGACGCGAAGAACCGGGAGTTCGCCGACCGCTTCCAGCAGAAGGCCGGCACCCGGCCGACCTTCGCGCACGCGGCCAACTACTCCGCGGCGTGGCAGTACCTGGAGGCGGTGCAGGCCGCCGGAACGGACGACGCGGACGCCGTGGTCAAGGGCCTGGAGGGCAAGACGGTCGAGGACGTCTTCCTGCGCAACGGCAAGATCCGCGCCGAGGACCACCGGGTGGTGCACGACGCGTACCTGGCCCAGGTGAAGCCGCAGTCCGAGGTCACCGAGCCGTGGGACTACGTGAAGGTGCTCAAGACGATCCCCGCCGCGGAGGCGTTCCGGACGCCCTCGGCGGACTGCAAGCTATGA
- a CDS encoding FAD-dependent oxidoreductase — protein MLDVLIVGGGIGGLALAQGLRKHGINAAVYERDRRRDDRVDRYRLAINPAGSRSLRACLPDPQWQAFTDTTGRPGGGFGFLGRDLRTLVLVEDALMYPDDPDPAERAYPVDRHTLRGVLLDGLDDAVHYDKTFERYELTADGRPTAHFADGTSATGDVLVGADGINSRVRAQYLPTATQRDTGAVGVGLKLPLNDDTRAWLPARLAAGMNLVLTGAPHFLFTSVFERQKPVGDDYLLCAFVARNELFPSRPERLDGAQLKAYITGLITDWHPALRRLIDECPPGDVSVFPFQASDRPAPWAPSRVTVLGDAVHGMPPAGGNGANTALRDAALLTRQLSLAGTGHLPLPDAIGEYETEMREYGFQAVDLALRTLQQGMMSNPVNVGLTRGWFSLCDIVSPLRRLTFGPSWAKISAPRRWERAATLTS, from the coding sequence ATGCTTGACGTACTCATCGTCGGCGGTGGCATCGGCGGCCTCGCGCTCGCTCAGGGTCTGCGTAAACACGGCATCAACGCCGCCGTGTACGAGCGTGACCGGCGCCGCGACGACCGGGTGGACCGGTACCGGCTCGCGATCAACCCGGCGGGCAGTCGATCGCTGCGTGCCTGCCTGCCCGACCCACAGTGGCAGGCGTTCACGGACACCACGGGCCGCCCCGGCGGCGGCTTCGGCTTCCTGGGCAGGGACCTGCGCACACTGGTCCTCGTCGAGGACGCGCTCATGTATCCCGACGATCCCGACCCCGCTGAACGGGCCTACCCGGTCGATCGTCACACGCTGCGCGGCGTTCTCCTCGACGGGCTCGACGACGCCGTCCACTACGACAAGACTTTCGAACGCTACGAGCTCACCGCCGACGGTCGTCCCACCGCGCACTTCGCCGACGGAACGTCCGCCACCGGCGACGTCCTGGTCGGCGCCGACGGGATCAACTCCCGGGTGCGCGCGCAGTACCTGCCGACCGCCACTCAGCGGGATACCGGTGCGGTGGGCGTCGGGCTCAAGTTGCCGCTGAACGACGACACCCGAGCCTGGCTACCCGCCCGGCTGGCTGCAGGCATGAACCTCGTCCTGACCGGTGCGCCGCACTTCCTGTTCACCTCCGTGTTCGAACGCCAGAAGCCGGTAGGGGACGACTATCTGCTGTGCGCGTTCGTCGCCCGTAACGAACTGTTCCCCTCGCGTCCGGAGCGCCTCGACGGCGCACAGTTGAAGGCCTACATCACCGGGCTGATCACGGACTGGCACCCCGCGCTACGCCGACTGATCGACGAGTGCCCACCAGGCGACGTGAGCGTGTTTCCGTTCCAGGCGTCCGACCGTCCTGCGCCCTGGGCGCCCTCCCGGGTCACCGTGCTCGGCGACGCCGTGCACGGCATGCCACCGGCCGGCGGTAACGGCGCCAACACCGCACTGCGCGACGCCGCCCTGCTCACCCGCCAGTTGTCTCTGGCCGGCACCGGTCACCTGCCGCTACCGGACGCGATCGGCGAATACGAGACCGAGATGCGCGAGTACGGATTCCAAGCCGTCGACCTGGCGCTGCGGACCCTCCAGCAGGGCATGATGAGCAACCCGGTGAACGTGGGCTTGACCCGTGGCTGGTTCAGCCTGTGCGACATCGTGTCACCGCTGCGCCGGCTGACCTTCGGCCCAAGCTGGGCCAAGATCAGCGCTCCCCGCCGCTGGGAGCGGGCCGCCACCCTGACGAGCTGA
- a CDS encoding branched-chain amino acid ABC transporter permease: protein MTGFAQNTFNGLVSGAFYALLALGLAVIFGMLRVVNFAHGAFYMLGAFGAYVLLTEAGVPFWAALVIMPVGLGLLGMALERAVIHRLTKLDPLYNFLLTFGLTLILQDLVKLRYGVQSSPYATPSLLSGSVDFGLFDFPTYRVFILGFTVLLCVAVWWALTRTRIGMVVRAATERPDLTRALGIDVGRWVTPVFGFGIGLAGLAGVLAAPMRAVNPLMGADLIIVVFAVVVIGGLGSIFGSVAAGFGIGLVQAWGESYLSNFPIVSQTIVFIVMAGVLLWRPAGLFGREEAPA from the coding sequence ATGACCGGATTCGCGCAGAACACCTTCAACGGGTTGGTGAGCGGGGCGTTCTACGCCCTGCTCGCCCTCGGGCTCGCGGTCATCTTCGGCATGCTTCGGGTGGTCAACTTCGCGCACGGGGCGTTCTACATGCTCGGCGCGTTCGGGGCGTACGTGCTGCTCACCGAGGCGGGTGTGCCGTTCTGGGCAGCCCTGGTGATCATGCCGGTGGGGTTGGGCCTGCTCGGCATGGCGCTGGAACGCGCCGTGATCCACCGGCTGACCAAACTCGACCCGCTCTACAACTTCCTGCTCACCTTCGGGCTGACGCTGATCCTGCAGGACCTGGTGAAGCTGCGCTACGGCGTGCAGTCCAGCCCGTACGCCACCCCGTCGCTGCTGAGCGGGTCGGTCGACTTCGGGCTCTTCGACTTTCCGACGTACCGGGTGTTCATCCTCGGCTTCACGGTGCTGCTCTGCGTCGCGGTGTGGTGGGCGCTGACCCGGACCCGGATCGGCATGGTGGTCCGCGCGGCCACCGAGCGGCCCGACCTGACCCGCGCGCTCGGCATCGACGTCGGGCGCTGGGTGACCCCGGTCTTCGGTTTCGGCATCGGGTTGGCCGGTCTCGCCGGGGTGCTGGCCGCGCCGATGCGCGCCGTGAACCCGCTGATGGGAGCAGACCTGATCATCGTGGTGTTCGCGGTGGTCGTGATCGGTGGGCTGGGCTCGATCTTCGGTTCGGTCGCCGCGGGTTTCGGCATCGGTCTGGTGCAGGCGTGGGGCGAGTCGTACCTGTCCAACTTCCCGATCGTCTCCCAGACCATCGTCTTCATCGTGATGGCCGGCGTGCTGCTCTGGCGCCCGGCCGGTCTGTTCGGTCGTGAGGAGGCCCCCGCATGA
- a CDS encoding TetR/AcrR family transcriptional regulator has product MSDMTSTADAPRSPGRPRSIRADEAIIEATLDLLAEGSTVEALSIEAIAARAGVGKATIYRRWAGKDALLLDALRRLKGIMAQPAGHSVRDDLVLLVGAIGKNIDPRAAKIMPCLVPAVNRSPDQFQLYQNIIAPRRQLMREVLRRGIDEGLLRPDIDLEVTMALLTGPMLIQRVLQWNPELDEQNLPVQVVDAVLEGIRVR; this is encoded by the coding sequence ATGTCGGACATGACGTCCACTGCTGATGCTCCGCGGTCGCCCGGTCGACCGCGGAGCATCCGCGCCGATGAGGCGATCATCGAGGCCACCCTCGACCTGCTCGCCGAGGGCAGCACCGTCGAGGCACTCTCGATCGAGGCGATCGCCGCCCGAGCCGGGGTCGGCAAGGCCACCATCTACCGCCGCTGGGCCGGCAAGGACGCGCTGCTGCTGGACGCCCTGCGCCGACTCAAGGGCATCATGGCGCAGCCGGCCGGCCACTCGGTCCGCGACGACCTGGTGCTGCTGGTCGGAGCGATCGGCAAGAACATCGACCCGCGAGCGGCGAAGATCATGCCCTGCCTGGTGCCGGCGGTGAACCGCAGCCCGGACCAGTTCCAGCTCTACCAGAACATCATCGCGCCCCGGCGGCAGCTGATGCGCGAGGTGCTGAGGCGCGGCATCGACGAAGGGCTGCTCCGGCCCGACATCGACCTGGAAGTGACGATGGCGCTGCTCACCGGGCCGATGTTGATCCAGCGGGTGCTCCAGTGGAACCCGGAGCTGGACGAGCAGAACCTGCCCGTCCAGGTCGTCGACGCCGTGCTGGAGGGCATCCGCGTCCGCTGA
- a CDS encoding ABC transporter ATP-binding protein, whose translation MAGQALLSARGLTRDFRGFRAVDHVDLDVAPESVHALVGPNGAGKTTLFNLLTGFLRPSAGRIELDGRDVTGLPPEQVARLGVARSFQITSLFPQLSAREHVALALQSPSGLGWRFWRSAKLMARYTERADELLTMVGLGDLAQAPSESLAYGRKRALELAIALALDPKVLLLDEPTAGMGMEDVDRTVELISRVRQGRTVVMVEHNMSVVGRLADTVTVLQAGKVLVEGPYEQVRTDERVITAYLGAADAAH comes from the coding sequence ATGGCCGGGCAAGCGCTCCTGTCGGCCCGTGGGCTGACCCGCGACTTCCGGGGCTTTCGGGCGGTCGACCACGTCGACCTCGACGTCGCGCCGGAGAGTGTGCACGCGCTGGTCGGCCCGAACGGCGCCGGCAAGACCACCCTGTTCAACCTGCTCACCGGCTTTCTGCGACCCAGCGCCGGGCGGATCGAGTTGGACGGGCGGGACGTCACCGGGCTGCCGCCGGAGCAGGTCGCCCGGCTCGGCGTGGCCCGCTCGTTCCAGATCACCAGCCTCTTTCCGCAGCTGTCCGCCCGGGAGCACGTGGCACTGGCCCTGCAGTCGCCCAGCGGGCTGGGCTGGCGGTTCTGGCGTTCGGCGAAGCTGATGGCCCGCTACACCGAGCGAGCGGACGAGTTGCTGACCATGGTCGGGCTGGGCGACCTGGCGCAGGCCCCGTCCGAGTCGCTGGCGTACGGCCGCAAGCGGGCCCTGGAGCTGGCCATCGCCCTGGCACTCGACCCGAAGGTGCTGCTGCTCGACGAGCCGACCGCCGGGATGGGCATGGAGGACGTCGACCGCACCGTCGAGCTGATCAGCCGGGTCCGCCAGGGCCGGACCGTGGTGATGGTCGAGCACAACATGAGCGTGGTCGGCCGACTCGCCGACACCGTCACCGTGCTGCAGGCCGGCAAGGTCCTCGTCGAAGGCCCGTACGAGCAGGTCCGCACGGACGAGCGTGTGATCACCGCCTACCTGGGAGCCGCTGATGCTGCGCATTGA